A single region of the Nocardioides sp. W7 genome encodes:
- a CDS encoding S9 family peptidase, protein MQPPVADRRPTTREIHGQTRVDDYEWLRDKDAPEVTAYLEAENAYTAERTAHLAELRTRIFEEVKARTLETDLSVPSRNRGHWYYSRSYEGKEYGATCRVPVGDPDDWTPPKPAAEARPDEPALPGEEVLLDLNELAEGHEFFSLGGSALTLDDTLLAYAVDTVGDERYTVRFKDLTTGGLRDDELTDVMGGVVWHPNGLDCFYSTIDDSWRPDKVWRHRLGTPQAEDELVLHEPDGRFWTGIGRSRSNRFLMTATGSKTTTEYRYLDTADPDAEWVLFAPRREDLEYTLEHAVLRGEDAFLVHHNATGPDFEIGVAPIAPTAPEEWHPLVAHDPAVRLEGVDAHAGHLVIHQRSDGLTQLRIIELDADGTGDDYLVEFDHEVYTVGAGGNPVFDQPTVRLGYTTMSVPSSVYDYDVRTRELTLLRRAPVLGGYDPDDYEEHRLWASAEDGERVPISIVCRRGSREGVGGGSQPVPTLLYGYGAYEVSTDPYFSVARLSLLDRGAAFAIAHVRGGGEMGRRWYDEGKLFAKQHTFGDFIACARHLVDTGWATPETLVAEGGSAGGLLVGAVANQAPELFGGFVAQVPFVDALTTMLDATLPLTVTEYDEWGNPEADPEVYAYMAGYAPYDNVADRAYPPILAETSLNDTRVLYVEPAKWVARLRAVTGNPDVLLRTEMSAGHGGVSGRYKSWHDRAFTLAWILDRMGLADR, encoded by the coding sequence ATGCAGCCCCCTGTCGCCGACCGACGACCCACCACCCGCGAGATCCACGGCCAGACCCGCGTCGACGACTACGAGTGGCTGCGCGACAAGGACGCGCCGGAGGTGACGGCGTACCTCGAGGCCGAGAACGCCTACACCGCCGAGCGCACCGCCCACCTGGCCGAGCTGCGGACCCGGATCTTCGAGGAGGTCAAGGCCCGCACCCTCGAGACCGACCTGTCGGTCCCGAGCCGCAACCGCGGGCACTGGTACTACTCCCGCTCCTACGAGGGCAAGGAGTACGGCGCCACCTGCCGCGTCCCCGTCGGCGACCCCGACGACTGGACGCCCCCGAAGCCCGCGGCCGAGGCCCGCCCCGACGAGCCGGCGCTCCCGGGCGAGGAGGTGCTGCTCGACCTCAACGAGCTGGCCGAGGGGCACGAGTTCTTCTCGCTCGGCGGCTCGGCGCTCACCCTCGACGACACCCTGCTGGCCTACGCCGTCGACACGGTCGGCGACGAGCGCTACACCGTGCGGTTCAAGGACCTCACGACCGGCGGCCTGCGCGACGACGAGCTCACCGACGTGATGGGCGGCGTCGTGTGGCACCCCAACGGCCTGGACTGCTTCTACTCCACCATCGACGACTCCTGGCGGCCCGACAAGGTGTGGCGGCACCGCCTCGGCACCCCGCAGGCCGAGGACGAGCTGGTCCTGCACGAGCCCGACGGCCGGTTCTGGACCGGCATCGGCCGCAGCCGCAGCAACCGGTTCCTGATGACCGCGACCGGCTCGAAGACCACCACCGAGTACCGCTACCTCGACACCGCCGACCCGGACGCCGAATGGGTGCTGTTCGCGCCCCGCCGCGAGGACCTGGAGTACACCCTCGAGCACGCGGTGCTCCGCGGCGAGGACGCCTTCCTGGTGCACCACAACGCGACCGGGCCCGACTTCGAGATCGGGGTCGCCCCGATCGCCCCTACCGCGCCCGAGGAGTGGCACCCGCTGGTCGCCCACGACCCCGCCGTACGCCTCGAAGGCGTGGACGCCCACGCCGGCCACCTGGTGATCCACCAGCGCAGCGACGGGCTCACCCAGCTGCGGATCATCGAGCTCGACGCGGACGGCACCGGCGACGACTACCTGGTGGAGTTCGACCACGAGGTCTACACCGTCGGAGCCGGCGGCAACCCGGTCTTCGACCAGCCGACCGTCCGGCTCGGCTACACCACGATGTCGGTGCCGTCCTCGGTCTACGACTACGACGTCCGCACCCGCGAGCTGACCCTGCTGCGCCGCGCGCCCGTGCTGGGCGGCTACGACCCCGACGACTACGAGGAGCACCGGCTCTGGGCGAGCGCCGAGGACGGCGAGCGGGTGCCGATCTCGATCGTGTGCCGCCGCGGCTCCCGCGAGGGGGTGGGCGGGGGCAGCCAGCCGGTCCCGACCCTGCTGTACGGCTACGGCGCCTACGAGGTCTCCACCGACCCGTACTTCTCCGTCGCCCGGCTCTCGCTGCTCGACCGCGGCGCGGCCTTCGCGATCGCCCACGTCCGCGGCGGCGGCGAGATGGGCCGGCGCTGGTACGACGAGGGCAAGCTCTTCGCCAAGCAGCACACCTTCGGCGACTTCATCGCCTGTGCGCGACACCTGGTCGACACCGGCTGGGCGACCCCCGAGACCCTGGTCGCCGAGGGCGGCAGTGCCGGCGGCCTGCTCGTGGGCGCGGTCGCCAACCAGGCGCCGGAGCTGTTCGGCGGCTTCGTCGCCCAGGTGCCGTTCGTCGACGCGCTCACCACCATGCTCGACGCCACCCTGCCGCTGACCGTCACCGAGTACGACGAGTGGGGAAACCCGGAGGCCGACCCGGAGGTCTACGCGTACATGGCCGGCTACGCGCCGTACGACAACGTGGCCGACCGGGCCTACCCGCCGATCCTCGCCGAGACCTCGCTCAACGACACCCGCGTCCTCTACGTCGAGCCCGCCAAGTGGGTGGCGCGCCTGCGCGCGGTCACGGGCAACCCCGACGTGCTGCTGCGCACCGAGATGTCGGCCGGCCACGGCGGGGTCTCGGGGCGGTACAAGTCCTGGCACGACCGGGCCTTCACGCTGGCCTGGATCCTGGATCGGATGGGCCTGGCGGACCGCTGA
- a CDS encoding XRE family transcriptional regulator: MSRRLIRNATGTTRRRDPSQPPPESSLEDTIARNVRALRIQAGLSVADAADRIGISKAMLSKIENSQTSCSLATLSRLGTGLDVPVTSLFRDADGEREAVHTPAGQGPRIAREGTQAGHDYELLGSLRGQHKRLESLLVTLTAKSDTYPLFQHPGTEFIHLLEGVMDYGHSRTVYRLEPGDSLQFDGEGAHGPTDLVELPIRFLSVIAFPDSTTR, from the coding sequence GTGAGCCGGCGGCTGATCCGCAACGCGACCGGCACCACCCGGCGCCGTGACCCCTCGCAGCCGCCGCCGGAGAGCAGCCTGGAGGACACCATCGCCCGCAACGTGCGCGCGCTGCGGATCCAGGCGGGGCTCTCGGTCGCCGACGCGGCCGACCGGATCGGCATCTCCAAGGCGATGCTGTCGAAGATCGAGAACTCGCAGACGTCCTGCAGCCTGGCCACGCTGTCCCGGCTGGGCACCGGCCTCGACGTGCCGGTGACGTCGCTCTTCCGGGACGCGGACGGCGAGCGGGAGGCCGTGCACACCCCCGCCGGCCAGGGCCCCCGGATCGCCCGCGAGGGCACCCAGGCGGGCCACGACTACGAGCTGCTCGGCTCGCTGCGCGGTCAGCACAAGCGGCTGGAGTCGCTGCTGGTCACGCTGACCGCGAAGAGCGACACCTACCCGCTCTTCCAGCACCCGGGCACGGAGTTCATCCACCTGCTCGAGGGCGTCATGGACTACGGCCACAGCCGCACCGTCTACCGCCTCGAGCCCGGCGACTCGCTGCAGTTCGACGGCGAGGGCGCCCACGGCCCGACGGACCTGGTCGAGCTGCCGATCCGGTTCCTCTCCGTCATCGCCTTCCCCGACAGCACGACGCGCTGA